The Nicotiana tomentosiformis chromosome 2, ASM39032v3, whole genome shotgun sequence genome includes the window GAGTTATGTAAGGACTTGGACCATGTCGCACGTACTTGCTCACCTTCCAGACAACTTTGCTAAATCCTTTAAGACCACctatatttttgaagttttatttACATCAGAGACAGAGAAAGGAAATTTGGCTAAAGTGAGAGAAAGAAATTAAAGGAAATATAGCGAGAGTACCATGTAACATGTTTACGCCTTCATTGGCAACAAGCTTATAATGGGTGCCATTCAAAGTAAATTGAGCACCACCAATCCGGTTAGCAACCCTTCCAAGTGCGGCTCCAAAGTAACTCGTATCATTCTGCACCAAATTTTGTTCTTAAGTGAAAACAGACGGAGCTAAATATCCTTCAGTATACTTCACATCAATCCAAAAGATGGGAGGTTTAGGGCCTAGGGGAGATATTATAGGCTTGGGACCCGGTCTTTGTTGAAGGAACTACAATTAGACAATGTCAAATGACTATGGAGACATTGGCACAATTCAAGGCAGGAGCGGCTCAACAAATTTAGTGACTTAAAGTCGAACATTATGTGAAGAAGTTTTTAGAAAAGAGCAAGGTTGGGATAGACGCATTGAGTACAATGGACAAACAAACGTGAACTAACCTTGTATTCCTTGATGGTGTCATATCCCAGAACAACATCGCCTATTTTTCCTGGAAAGGATCAACACAAGGTAAAACTGATTTCTTCAAGGAATAGCAGAAAACAGTACTGATAAACACATCAAGAAGGTTCAAACAAAAGCAGATTTAAAACAGGACTACGTTTTCTGGAAGATGGAATTTTTTTAATTAACCATTTGATATACCCTACTGACTAATACAGATTCGCGACCTATTGAAGGTGAATGCTACTACAATGGCTTTCTTCATTCATACGGCTCGAACCCGAGACTTATGGTTAAGAAGGGTGATGAAAGATGGGATTGATGAAGATAGAAGACAGACAGACATACCATGCTTATCAGGAAGAAAAACGGAGATGATTGAGGCACCATAATTGGTGATCTTAACAGAGAAATCTCCTTTCTTGATCTCATATATCCCTATCTTGCGCCCTCTAACACTAGCAGCAGCACACAGATGAAGAATGAACAAACAGATCAACAAATTAATCTTTGAAGACATAGTCAGCTCCTGTATTTTTGAGACTTTAGAGTGTTTTAGTGCAGCTTCTCCAGCCTTGAATTTATGCACTCCTCGGATTCATCTGGCATTATTCTGGAATTAGATTATTACCTGCATGTGAACAAAAAAGAACTTGTCTGCCTAAATAATCTGCGTGTAACCGGGATAACCCCGTATAAAATGGACAATGATGAGTCCAGTCTAAGAATTGACACAGTCAAGTTAGCCGTCTCTATTATTTATGTATAGTTAACTTCTGAAGTAGCTGTTTGCATTGACTTGTGAATACAAAAAATGGTACCCACGTTGGCGTGATTCTTATTCTGGAAATAATCAAAACTTTTCCCATAATTTggcataaaatatatattaaactCAACCACTTGTTCCTCCATTTCTTGAACTAGATCTACTCTGTAAATACCTCGGAGGTCGTAAATTTAGATTTTAATTGCCCTTCACCAAAATTAAAACAGATCATTAGTGTTATTCATATTGTAGTCCTTCGGGTTGTGTTTAGATTTTGTTTTAATACTCTGCTTGTTACCCTGTTTCTTTTGCAACTTTGCATGATTGCATCAACAATTTGGTAGGACAGGATCAATGTCAAAAGCATATCTTTGGCAGTGGCGAAGCCAGGAAATTCAATAAGGGTGTTCAAACCTTTGCCAGTGGGCTATGtaagggtgttcaaagtctatttttaatcaataacaagtaatattttaccttatacggaGTATAATTTTTCGGCAAAGGGTGGTCTTGATTGAACGTAGCTTCGCCCCTGATCTTTGGTAAAAACTATTTAAAGAAATCTCAACTGAGACTATTAACAGGACACAAACTTACGAATTTTAACTGGGTCTAGAAAAAAACTACTCCATCTGTTTCAAAAAGATTGACAGTATTTCCTTATTAGTCTGTTTTTCAAAAAGACTAACACCTTTCAATATTTCCTTAATAAGAAGCAGTTATTGTCATACAAGTGATATGACAGGTttcagaccacaagtttcaaaagtattACAGCCACACAAATGCTATGGCTTATTTAAGACCACATATCTCAAAAATCTTCTTTTGTTATTAATATTTGTGTCAAATCAAACTAAAACAATCtctttgaaacggagggagtatcaaTTATTCTAAATGTAGGTGTTTTATTTGTCACAAAGAACATATAATAGTCAATTTCATCCATGGTCATTGAACTTTTGTGTTTGTTACCCAAAAGTCACTttttttttgttacgtaaaagtcatttaactttgtgttcattactcaaaagtctctattcttttttttgttacacaaaaatcattttactttgctctagttatcacaaaagtcacatttgccagattttataatatttttacttgaaaagtctattatacCCTTGATATTATATAAATCTTCCTATTTatataataccttctatattatatattatataatatatttttaacctaggtattttatttataactaaaatattttaatattattttatttattatttttataatatatacgtacatttaatttttccttaactaatttatttttactttttaccTGTGTTTTACCCGCCcgaacgtaccaacaagtttgaaatcataaaatggacttgcTCGAAtcctcggaacgcgtaaaacaacatcaaaactaagaatgataccccaaaccaaatggattcaacttagaattttgaAATTCTTCAAACTCACTTCGAacacgccgaaacatacttaaactactcagattAACAACAAATTTTGCGTGCAactcttaaatcaccatacggaactatttccaggctcgaaattccaaacggacctcgattactccaaaacatactcaaaaccaaatttaaataactttaaaaccttcaattaGTCAACTTTCACTGTTAAGTGCCGAAACgccccgggttgtccaaaacccgacccGAACGTactcccaagtcaaaaatcatcatacgaacctattggaaccgtcaaatctcgattccggtgTTGTTtcctaaaaatgttgaccgaagtcaaacttgatcttttaaagccaaactaaggaaccaagtgttccgatttcaaccaaaacccttctaaatcccgaactaaccatcctcgcaagtcataaaacaataaaagcacatatggggagtcttatttaggggaatggggttctagaagGTAAAATGATCGATTGAGTCGTTACAAGTGGTTAAGAACGTTGACGTGAGATTTGTTCATAGTAAAGTTACTTACAAATTTAATAACGCTACCAATATATCTTAAAAATTAAcgttaagaaaaaattaaatatacaaatatattataaaaataataaataaaataatattaagttattttagttataaataaaatacctaggtaaaaatatattatatagtatataatatagaaggtattatataaatatgaagatttatataatatcaagggcataatagactttttaagtaaaaatattataaaatctggcaaatgtgacttttgtgataactagagcaaagtaaaatgatttttgtataacaaaagaaagaaaaatgacttttgagtaatgaacacaaagttaaatgatttttacgtaaaaaaaaaaaaagtgatttttgaGTAACAAACACAAAAGTTCAATGACCATGGATAAAATTAACTCAACATATAACCTTGACAGAAACATCAATTTATGCAGAAGATACAAATGCCAGAAGCATaatggaaattttaaaaaaaaaatataagcattgtagTACTCCTACTTTTTTATGGAGAACGTATACAAAACAGAGTGGACGTATTTCTCTCCCGGATTTACAATTGTCGACGGGAAATTAGGGTGATTCACAGCGTCAGGGAACACTAGAGTCTCCAAAGACAATGCTGAATGAGGTTGATAAACAAAACCACCTTTCCCTTTTATATTATTAACCCCATTTGCAGTGTAGAATTGGACACCAGGTGCAGATGCTTGTACATCCATCACTCTTCCTGATTTCTTATCATAAACTATTCCCACGGGTTTCATTTTTTCATTGCTGTCAAGTACATAGTTGATGTCATATCCATTTTTGAGTTTATTGATCCTGCTCCTCACTTTACGGGGTTTCAAGAAATCATACGGCGTGTTCTTGACGGGGGCAATTTCGCCTGTGGGAATGAGCTGTTTATCTACTAGGGTGATGTGTGATCCAAAAATTTGAAGAACTTGGGACAAGACGTCGCCACTGTTGTGTCCACCAATGTTCCAGTAAGGGTGGTGAGACAGGTTAATTGGAGTGGCCTTGTTCAGTGCTTTTGCCCTAAATACCACGCTAAGTTTGTAGGGATCTTTCAATGCATAGGTAACAGAGGCAAGAACAGCACCAGGAAATCCTACATAAGAAAACAATGGAGTTTATTCAATTCATTAGTGTTCTTCAAAAAGAAGTTACTCCATCAATTGAAACTGAATGTGTAATTGTCTTGTATGGAATACCAAGATTTACCTTCTTCACCATCAGCACTGTAGTAGGTTAGAGTTATGTAAGGACTTGGACTATCTTTCACGTACTTGCTAACTTTCCATACAACTTTGCTAAATCCTTTAGGGCCACCTATATTTTTAAAGTTTCAATTGCATCAGAAACAGAAAGGAAGTTTGGGTAATGGAGGTAAAAGTGGATGAGAAAGCAAAGGCAAAAGGAAATGTATTGAGAGTACCATGCAACATGTTTTTGCCTTCATTGGGGACAAGCTTATAATGGATTCCATTCAAAGTAAATTGAGCACCACCGATCCGGTTAGCAACCCTTCCAAGTGTGGCTCCAAAATAACTTGTATCATTCTGCACCAAATTAGTTTCGTAAGTGAAAATAAACGGGGCTTTTGAATTTCCTTCACATCAATCCAGTAGATGGGAGGTTTAGCGGAGATATTATAGGCTAGGGAAGCAGTCTTAAAAGATACTTATAAAGTAGTTGTACATAATTAGAGGCTGCTGGTGGTGGTGTTGTGTGGTGATAGTAGATAGAGTATTCGTAAGAGATTTCATTCACACAAATTTTCAAATGCAACATCATCTTAGTGATTTTAAGATTATGTACAAGTTTTGAATAAATCAGATATATTCAAAACAAATAAGTGATtgtaaaagagaagaaaataaatgCATTAATGAATTCAAATTTAAATGATTCAAGTTCAGATTTCCATTAATTGAAAGTAAACCGACTAAATTTCTTTCTATGTACTTCACATCAACCCAAAAGATGGGAGGTTTAGGAAAGAACTATAATTAGACTGTATCAAATGACTATGGATTTTGACATGGTACAATTCAAAGAACCGGTGCCATTGACTCATAACCAGAACAACACTGTAGTAATAAAATAGAAGGCAATCAAAGAAAGGGAAGGCAAGAAGAATATATCCTTCCCTTTCTCtgtttctcttttttcttaatgAGAATATGAAGTAAATTTTTTTCAGAAAAGAGCAAATTGGAATAAACGCATTCAAATACGATGAACAAATTAAAGTGAACTAACCTTGTATTCCTGGATAGTGTCATATCCAAGAACAACATCACCTATTTTTCCTGGAAATTAGCAAATAGCAACACAAGATAAGACTATAGTCTTCAAGGAATAGCAGAAAACAGTACACATATTCACATCAAGAAGGTTGAAACTAAAATACAACAAAAaaaataacaacccagtataattccactagtggggtctgaggagggtagtgtgtacacagaacttacccctaccctggggtagagaggctgtttccgatacaCCCtcgctccctccctccaagaactccccaccttgctcttgggggtGATTCGAACTCAAGTGGAGTTTGCTTACCACTAGATCAACCCACTCCAAAATGGATGTTAAAATAGGAATACATTTTCGGAAAAATTGGGATTTGATTAGGTAAAAGACAGGCATACCATGCTTATCAGGAAGAAGAACAGATATGATTGTGGCACCATAATTGGTGATCTTAACAGAGAAATCTCCTTTCTTGATCTCATAGATCCCTATCTTGTGCCCTCTAACACTAGCGGCAGCCAACAGATGAAAAATGAACAAACAGACCAACAAATTAATCTTTAAAGACATAGTCAACTCTAGTCGTTTTTTAGACTTTGGGGTGTCTTAATGACAACTCTTCAGCCTTTGAATTTATATACTTCTCCACTACCAGTCATCTGGTATTATTTGTGGGATTAGATTATTACCTGCATGTGAACAAAAGAAAACTTGTCTCCCAAATAATCTGCGTGGAAATTGGTTAGCTCCGTAGAAAATGGATAATGATGAGTGTGAAGTCTTAAAATTGACAGTCAAGTTAGCCGTCTCCCATTATTTTATGTAACTAATTGCAGAAGTAGTTTGTGTTGACATGTAAATCCAAATAAAATGGCACCCACGTTGGCGTGATTCGTATTCTGGAAATAATCAAAACTTGGCCCACTATTTGGCTTAAAAGATGGAGAAGCATAATAATCTCAATCACATGTTTCGCCATTTCTTGGATTCTTCTGCTTTTTAAATATCTTAAATTTAGCTTTCAATGTTGGCCCTTCAACCGCATTACAATGAATTATGTGTGTGTTCCATTTTTCCGGTTCATAGGGTCTTACAGCATAAGCATCTATGTTTGCCACGTCTTGTATTTACACCAAACTAAGGAATTTAACCTTAGccgttaaaaattaaaataagaatGCATATTACTCAATCATATTAAAGTGATAAATATGTGTATAAAAAATACAATTTCTGCATTTGGTTTGTTATCACTTATCAACAATGGGTGTATGTAAGTTTTTACCTTTAACACTCTTGTTATCATGTTTCTTCTGCGGTTTTGGGTCAACAATTTTACCAAAAActattttgaacactattgattgtcaatcTTCGATAACGGCGCCAAATTTTGACGAGCataaaacacaacacgaaattgatgctcgctagtcaaatatagtattgTTTAATTATTGTCTCCACAagaattggatttaaacaatgttcaagtaatttctaATTTAACGCTATCCAGGAAGATTAACACTTTGGTTgggatgattaataactaaaattaattataaaaactaaaCAAGCGACAATTGATCACTGAAAGACAAAAGTTGAGCAACACCGAAATaatcaatgggagaaataagggttgtgacaggataggtgcaagatagcaaTTTGGGATCCAACTCTAGTTCAATTCATATTattgttctaatgattctcacgaattcactcgatgattagttcaaagcctcgatgattagttcaaacgtgtagccaagactcctctctcgattaaatcttaactctacgaggtgaactaatataagcaccgtgaaaatatgcaagcatgcgttaatGGATTAGTATTCAgaaaaacgtctctcgaatattaTCCTAACTTGAtctaatcaacaattcaacaagctcgttcgattacttaaaagaatcaCTGAATAAAGCCAAACCAAataatacaaagataatcaccaaaatattcctctttcgattaaataaaccggTGAATAAAGTTACAACAATTCAAAACTCCATAACAaattcaagcaaagaactagagttaaaatccacaaatagcaatcaaaataccatatccgtcaaaccccaagggaaactactccataatcatggaagtcatcacaaatataattaaagagtaagaaaacatcaatctaacgttacaatccaaactcccgtattgaattgatggaaagataaTGAAATCTTGTGTCTTATCGCCTTCAATGTTCTCCAaaagcttccaaggtcaaaagtcctctaaaaagtatttttgatatatttataccatgtaggaacaTGCCCGGACAAAACTATCCTTTCCAAGCCGGAGTGAAAAAAGTTGGGCGAGAAAATACACTACCGCGGTGCGCCGAATTAGTGGGAAAGTTCAGAGGCCTATTTTTTTCACTCGGCAGGAAATTTGCATTAGCGCCCCTCGCCCCGCGGCGCATGGCGCGGTAGTGCATTTTTCTTAGAGTATTGTTTTTTCCtcactttttgacatccagacttggtcctcgaccccccaACGTGATTCTGACTTAATTTATTGGGCTTCTACTAAGACTACAAAGCTCCAAATCATCCATTTTAGCTTCAAACTTGCTTCTTTACTCGAAATCACATCCTACACAACATAACACACAGTATTAAGTACAAAGTACTAACAGTTAGGCTCAAATACAATCAAAGTACAGTAATTAGATTTCAAAATGTAGTTAAAACACGAGCTCCTAGCCTACCATCATCATCCATTAGAAGTGGTTCCCAAAAGAGGGATATTGTCCAAGCCTCTCCCAAGCTGAATTAGGTTCGCACGTGTTTGTTTTAGAGTTTCATAGCTTTAAAAGGTAAAATTTTGATTCTAAAATAGTAAATGCATTTGTGTCTAGTGTCTAGAATAAACTTGAAGATTTGTCAGTTGTACCTTTACGAATCTAATTCATTTTGAATGTAGTAAATAACAGCTTTTTCTCTCtgatttcattcttctttgataTGATCTGGAATAATTTTAAtaactatattcattatttaacgtTTTGAAGGGTAGGACAGGATTAATGCCAACATCATATCTTAGGTAAAGCACTTAAGAAACGTGATTAACAAACTCAACGGAGACTGTTCACTTGAAACAATATAGATACAAATTTCGATCTGTTCTAGAGAAGAAAAAAACAAACTTATCCTATCCCTGAACAGTGAGTCCACGTCCAAATGCTCAAACATATTTGAAAAAAGTTTTATGAAAACTCTATCCAAACACttcaacaaaataaaattatattatatcATGAATGTCGGATTTTTATTTGTCACAGAGAACATATAACCATGATACAAAAATCAATGTAAGTAGAATATTTTAAGAGGGATACAAGAGACAGAAGCCAAACATTCTAGGTAGTACTATTTCTTGATGGAGAATGTATACAGCACAGAGTGGGCGTAGGTCTTTCCCGAATTTACAATTGTCGACGGGAAATTTGGGTGGTTCACAGCGTCCGGATATCCTTGAGTCTCCAAAGACAATGATGAATGAGGCTGATACACATATCCACCTTTCCCTTTTACGTCAATGACCCAATTTGCAGTGTAGAAATGCACACAAGGCGCAGTTGCTTGTATATCCATCACTCTTCCTGATTTCTTATCATAAACTATTGCCACTGGTTTCATTTTTTCATTGCTGTCAAGTACGTAGTTTCTGTCATATCCTCTATCGATTTTGTCGATCCTGCTCCCCACCTTACGGGGTTTTAGAAAGTCATAGGGCGTGTTCTTGACACGGGCGATCTCGCCTGTGGGAATGAGCTGTTCGTCAACTGGGGTGATGTGTGATGAAAAGATTTGAACAACCTGGGACAAGACGTCGCCACTGTTGTGACCACCAATGTTCCAGTAAGGGTGGTGAGACAGGTTAATTGGAGTGGCCTTGTTCAGTGCTTTTGCCTTAAATACCACACTAAGTTTGTAAGGATCTTTTAATGCATAGGTAACAGAGGCAAGAACATCACCAGGAAATCCTACGTAAGATGTCAATAATGTTTATTCAATTCATAGTGTCCTTCACAAAGAAATTAATTATCTTGTATGGAATACCAAGATTTTACCTTCTTCACCATCAGCACTATGGTATGTTAGAGTTATGCAAGGGCACAGACCATCTTGCACGTATTTGCTCACCTTCCAGACAACATAGCTAAATCCTTTAGGGCCACCTTTTATTTGAGGTTAATTATGTCAGTGAGGGAGAAAGGAACAACAACAAGCCCAgtgaaatctcacaagtggggtctggggaaggtgagatgtacgcagaccttaccctacctaacgaaggtagagaggctgtttccgaaagacacTCGGCTCAAAAGAAGTGAAAATGAAGCAATAAACAGACAGTAGCAAACACAGGGAAAGGAAATTTGAGTAAATGAAGGTGAAAGTGGAAGAGAAAAAGGGTAAAAGGAAATGTAATGAGAGTATACCATGAATGGTGTTATTGCCTTCATTGGGAACAAGCTTATAAAGGGTTCCATTCAAAGTAAATTGAGCACCACCAATCCGGTTAACAACCCTTCCAAGTAGGGCTCCAAAATAACGTGTATCATTCTGCACAAGATCACAAAGAATTTCGAAACTTGACATATTATTCTAACGAATTGAAATTATGGGAAAATCTTGAGCATCTAACGCAGAAACTCTAAAAGGATAGTTTGGAGTAGCATAAGACCTTTATAAACCATTTTTAATGCCCTTATAAACTTACTAAGTTCAAAGCGTGAAAACTTGTTAAGGTGAGTTGTCAAAAGCTGGTTTTGGTATCATCTGAAATAattgaactatcatctttttctTAATGAGAAAATGAACTAAAAGCTATTACTAACAAAGTCGAATAGATGCATCTAAGCACAATAAAGAAAGTAAACTAACCTTGTATTCCTCGATGGTGTCATATCCACTAACAACATCACCTATTTTTCCTGGAAAGGAGCAAAGACAAAATAAGACTGATGTCTTCGAGTAGCAGCAGAAAACAGTACACTTTATACACATACCATGCTTATCAGGAAGAAGAACAGAGATTATTCTGGCACCATAATTAGTGATCTTAACAGACAAATCTCCTTTCTTAATCTCATAGATTCCTATCTTTCGCCCTGTAACACTTGTGGCAGCCCACAGATGAAGAATGAACAAACAGATTAACACACTAACCTTGGAAGACATAGTCAACTCCTTTGTTTTTGAGCCTTCAGAGAGTGTTTCTTAATGACAGATTCTTCAGCTTTGAATTTATGTACTCTTCCAACTCATCTGGCACTATTGTGGGATTAGATTATTATCTGCATGTGAAAAAAAGAGGACTTGTCTCCCAAATAATCTGCTTGGAATGGAAATGGGATAACCTCATTAAAAAAATCGACAATGGTGAGTGTGTagtattgaaattgaaagagTCAGGTTACCCCTTCCAATTATTTTATGTGTTACGTTGAACTGTAAATAGAAAAATGGAACCCACATTTACATGATTCATATTCTGGAAATAATAACAACTTGAGATTTTTTTGGCTTAAAAGATATATTATTAAACTGGTCAATCACATGATTAGCCATTTCCTGAATTCAACTTTTTAAATGCCCCAAAATTTAGCTTCCAGTTTTGACCCTTCAATCACATGATCAGACGATGTACCTTTAAGAACCTAATTCGTTTCGGGATGTAGTACTAAATAGTTTTTTGTTTCTAATTGTGCTACTATCCTTCTTTCTTTGATATGTTTTGGATTTATTTTGGTGACTACATTCATCAATTGTTCAGGTTTTAGTCatttgtatgaggaactcgaggggcgaggtggggataagaggttgttcaggttagccaagaCGCGAAAAAGGAAGGCGCgggacttggaccaagtgaagtgcatcaaggacgaagaaggtagagttttgttggatgagtggagatggcagacctacttccatagtctcttgaacggGGAGGGGGACAGGAGCATTGTcctgggtgatttggaactctccgggagtcgttgtgactttgggtattgtaggcggattatagttgatgaagttgagggggctatgcgtaaaATAAGCAGGGGCAAAGCGACCGGGCCGGATGAAATCCCAGTAGAGTattggaagagtgcgggcaaggcaggcttggagtggctcactaggttatttaatgtcatttttagaacgaagaagatgtCCGAAGAGTGAAagtggagcacgatggttcctgcatacaagaacaagggtgatatccaaaattgcaataactatcggggtatcaagctgcttagccatactatgaaagtctgggagagattggtagagctaagggtgaggaggagtgtgtctatttctgagaaccagtttgggtttatgccggggcattcgactacagaagccatccacattgttaggagattgatggagcagtatagggagagaaagaaggacttgcatatggtgttcatcgacttagaaaaggcgtacgataaagttctGAGGGatatttttgtgatgacccaaaatatcatctttaaatttaatgattaattatgtgatctaagctctatttaccattactcgacttgagtgtgcagtccgtaaaaatttttcggaaagttttcaggtgaaaaatgaattaaaatgtgaattagagctttaaaactcaattgagttgactttggtcaacatttttagcaaacagacccggatcagtgttttgacaattttggtaggtctgtatcgtgatttgggacttaggcgtatgcccggaatcaaattctgaggtccctagcccgagatatggaattttaatgaaaagattaaaagtttaagttcaaatagtgaccggatgtcaaattatgtgcaaacgaccccgaaat containing:
- the LOC104115498 gene encoding uncharacterized protein encodes the protein MSLKINLLVCLFIFHLLAAASVRGHKIGIYEIKKGDFSVKITNYGATIISVLLPDKHGKIGDVVLGYDTIQEYKNDTSYFGATLGRVANRIGGAQFTLNGIHYKLVPNEGKNMLHGGPKGFSKVVWKVSKYVKDSPSPYITLTYYSADGEEGFPGAVLASVTYALKDPYKLSVVFRAKALNKATPINLSHHPYWNIGGHNSGDVLSQVLQIFGSHITLVDKQLIPTGEIAPVKNTPYDFLKPRKVRSRINKLKNGYDINYVLDSNEKMKPVGIVYDKKSGRVMDVQASAPGVQFYTANGVNNIKGKGGFVYQPHSALSLETLVFPDAVNHPNFPSTIVNPGEKYVHSVLYTFSIKK
- the LOC104115497 gene encoding uncharacterized protein; its protein translation is MSSKVSVLICLFILHLWAATSVTGRKIGIYEIKKGDLSVKITNYGARIISVLLPDKHGKIGDVVSGYDTIEEYKNDTRYFGALLGRVVNRIGGAQFTLNGTLYKLVPNEGNNTIHGGPKGFSYVVWKVSKYVQDGLCPCITLTYHSADGEEGFPGDVLASVTYALKDPYKLSVVFKAKALNKATPINLSHHPYWNIGGHNSGDVLSQVVQIFSSHITPVDEQLIPTGEIARVKNTPYDFLKPRKVGSRIDKIDRGYDRNYVLDSNEKMKPVAIVYDKKSGRVMDIQATAPCVHFYTANWVIDVKGKGGYVYQPHSSLSLETQGYPDAVNHPNFPSTIVNSGKTYAHSVLYTFSIKK